One window of Cryptobacterium curtum DSM 15641 genomic DNA carries:
- a CDS encoding 4Fe-4S binding protein codes for MSLIIVDESYCKGCGLCVDACPEGIVALADDRINEKGYHPAILTNEAACTACSSCATMCPDVAITVVRSR; via the coding sequence GTGTCTCTAATCATCGTTGATGAATCCTATTGCAAAGGATGTGGTCTGTGCGTCGATGCCTGCCCTGAAGGTATCGTCGCCTTAGCAGATGATCGCATCAATGAAAAAGGGTATCATCCGGCCATTTTGACCAATGAAGCAGCCTGTACAGCCTGTTCAAGCTGTGCAACGATGTGCCCAGATGTGGCCATCACGGTCGTAAGGAGTCGATAA
- a CDS encoding thiamine pyrophosphate-dependent enzyme, translated as MAETEKVIFERPASLLPVQTHYCPGCGHGIVHRLVSEAMDKLDIEGKTVGVAPVGCSVMAYDYFGCDMIEAAHGRAPAVATAVKRVLPNNAVFAYQGDGDLASIGMAETIHAATRGENITVIFYNNAIYGMTGGQMAPTTLPQQVTQTSPYGRDVAEAGFPIRVCELLAQLDGVAYLERVSVGNPAQVRKAKRAIRKAFEYQLANRGYTMIEIVGTCPTNWGMTPLEAINWMEDNMLSYYPLGVYRDVVAEGFDTASDAAAARAQAGKKED; from the coding sequence ATGGCAGAAACAGAAAAAGTTATTTTCGAGCGGCCAGCATCGCTGTTGCCCGTTCAAACACATTATTGCCCCGGCTGTGGGCATGGTATCGTTCATCGTCTTGTGTCAGAAGCAATGGATAAACTTGATATCGAAGGCAAGACGGTTGGCGTAGCACCGGTCGGTTGCAGTGTGATGGCATACGACTACTTTGGATGCGACATGATAGAGGCGGCACATGGGCGCGCTCCCGCTGTCGCAACTGCTGTCAAACGCGTACTTCCCAACAATGCCGTATTCGCTTACCAGGGCGACGGCGACCTCGCAAGCATTGGTATGGCTGAAACCATTCATGCTGCTACCCGTGGCGAAAATATTACGGTCATTTTTTACAACAATGCTATCTATGGTATGACCGGCGGGCAGATGGCACCTACTACACTACCGCAGCAAGTAACGCAGACAAGCCCCTATGGGCGTGATGTGGCTGAAGCGGGATTTCCTATTCGCGTTTGTGAGCTGCTTGCTCAGCTTGACGGCGTTGCGTATCTCGAACGTGTTTCGGTGGGTAATCCCGCACAGGTGCGGAAGGCCAAGCGCGCTATTCGCAAAGCGTTTGAATATCAGCTCGCAAACCGTGGCTATACCATGATCGAAATTGTCGGTACATGTCCCACCAACTGGGGTATGACTCCCTTAGAGGCGATCAATTGGATGGAAGACAACATGCTTTCATACTATCCGCTTGGGGTGTACCGCGACGTTGTTGCTGAAGGTTTTGATACTGCGAGCGATGCTGCTGCGGCTCGTGCGCAGGCAGGCAAGAAGGAAGACTAG
- the vorB gene encoding 3-methyl-2-oxobutanoate dehydrogenase subunit VorB: MGDKVLMKGNEALAAAALRAGCRFYFGYPITPQTEIAAYMSKVMPRIGGAFLQAESEISAINMLYGAAAAGARAMTSSSSPGISLKGEGISYMAGADLPGVIVNVERGGPGLGSIQPSQQDYWQATRAMGHGDSRHIVYAPSTVQEMADLTYLAFDKADEYRMPVIILADGLLGQMMEAVKLPEEKGELPEKPWATSGHGGARPHNIANSLYLKPDKLEKSLLARYERYERIEQSEQRFEGFMLEDAEYVVVAFGASARIARSAVLKAREEGISAGLLRPITLWPYPNDALQEMLDHVKAFLSVEMSMGQMIDDIRLAIHDERPVSFYGRTGGMIPTPEGVLAAIERAAERTV, translated from the coding sequence ATGGGCGATAAGGTTTTAATGAAAGGTAACGAAGCGCTCGCAGCTGCTGCGCTGCGTGCCGGATGTCGCTTTTACTTCGGCTATCCCATTACGCCCCAGACAGAAATCGCTGCTTATATGAGCAAGGTTATGCCGCGTATTGGTGGAGCCTTTTTGCAGGCAGAAAGCGAAATCTCAGCAATCAATATGCTCTATGGTGCCGCGGCGGCAGGTGCGCGAGCTATGACCTCGTCTTCTTCTCCGGGAATTTCTTTAAAGGGTGAAGGGATTTCTTACATGGCTGGCGCCGATCTTCCAGGTGTAATCGTCAATGTTGAGCGTGGCGGCCCAGGTCTTGGCAGTATTCAGCCCTCACAGCAAGATTACTGGCAAGCAACGCGCGCCATGGGTCATGGTGATTCTCGACACATTGTCTACGCGCCGTCGACTGTGCAAGAAATGGCTGATCTGACCTATTTGGCATTTGATAAAGCTGACGAATATCGTATGCCGGTAATTATTCTTGCCGATGGGCTGCTGGGTCAGATGATGGAAGCAGTCAAGTTGCCTGAAGAAAAAGGCGAGCTTCCCGAAAAGCCGTGGGCGACATCAGGACACGGTGGTGCTCGGCCGCATAATATTGCAAACTCGCTCTATCTCAAGCCTGATAAGCTCGAGAAAAGCTTACTTGCACGCTACGAACGCTACGAACGCATTGAACAATCCGAACAGCGCTTCGAAGGGTTCATGCTTGAAGATGCCGAATATGTTGTTGTGGCATTTGGTGCCAGTGCTCGTATTGCGCGCAGTGCCGTTTTGAAGGCACGTGAGGAAGGTATATCAGCCGGCTTACTGCGTCCGATCACGCTTTGGCCATATCCTAACGATGCTTTGCAGGAAATGCTTGACCATGTGAAGGCATTTCTTTCCGTTGAGATGAGCATGGGGCAGATGATTGATGATATTCGCTTAGCGATTCACGACGAACGTCCGGTTTCGTTCTATGGTCGCACGGGTGGCATGATTCCTACTCCTGAAGGCGTTCTTGCCGCTATTGAGCGCGCGGCTGAGAGGACGGTGTAA
- a CDS encoding tyrosine-protein kinase family protein, protein MSEVSLFNRAKKEMPEVDALAALPTLPTSLGNLPSIVVVCGYYGVGKTTFSLNLAIAAARAGRQVVLADLDVVNPYFRSSDSVEVLHTHSVDLIAPPFAGTSLDTPVVSGQVEAAIDAARMRPGGLLVLDAGGDDAGARVLGRLAASIARDSYEFFYVVNACREEHPDADAAVQMLQSLEEAARLQATGVISNAHLAGETTAAVIAEGERFARVVSTKLSLPLVTTTYPLEMLQESVLLAEQDTEMGVSGENYTDVSQKSDTVAGESRFGVRLYVKAPWDTPWGRV, encoded by the coding sequence ATGTCTGAGGTTTCGCTATTTAACAGAGCCAAGAAAGAAATGCCAGAGGTCGATGCACTAGCGGCTCTTCCAACGCTACCGACATCTCTTGGTAATCTACCCTCAATTGTTGTGGTGTGCGGCTATTACGGTGTTGGCAAGACAACCTTTTCGCTTAACTTAGCTATTGCAGCTGCACGCGCTGGTCGGCAGGTAGTGTTGGCTGATCTTGATGTGGTGAATCCGTATTTCCGCTCAAGTGATAGTGTCGAGGTATTACATACTCACAGTGTTGATCTTATTGCACCTCCGTTTGCCGGAACGTCACTTGATACACCCGTTGTTTCGGGTCAGGTCGAGGCGGCCATTGATGCAGCGCGTATGCGGCCAGGTGGGTTACTGGTGCTTGATGCGGGTGGCGACGATGCTGGTGCGCGCGTGTTGGGACGTTTAGCTGCCTCAATCGCACGCGATTCCTATGAATTTTTCTATGTGGTCAATGCCTGTCGTGAAGAACATCCCGACGCTGATGCCGCAGTGCAAATGCTTCAAAGCCTTGAGGAAGCGGCGCGCTTGCAGGCAACGGGTGTGATTAGCAATGCGCATCTTGCTGGTGAAACAACAGCGGCAGTCATTGCAGAAGGGGAGCGGTTTGCGCGCGTGGTGTCCACGAAGTTGAGCCTTCCCTTGGTGACAACTACCTATCCGCTTGAAATGCTGCAAGAATCCGTGTTGTTGGCGGAGCAGGACACCGAAATGGGCGTTTCCGGTGAAAATTACACGGACGTTTCCCAAAAAAGCGACACTGTCGCCGGCGAAAGTCGCTTTGGTGTGCGACTATACGTCAAAGCTCCTTGGGATACGCCTTGGGGCAGGGTGTAG
- a CDS encoding 2-oxoacid:acceptor oxidoreductase family protein: MAQTSFILAGFGGQGLLFAGKIIAQAGLQEGREVSWLPSYGPEMRGGTCNCSVCVSDTPIGSPLVTDPDVVIAMNQPSVAKFMGTIKPGGLLIVDSTLVEEVDGRDDITIYRLPATHLAEENGFPKLANVILTGKAFRETGFCKRESIDEALRAVIPARKKNLLEPNQKALALGIEL, translated from the coding sequence ATGGCGCAGACCTCATTCATCCTTGCTGGTTTTGGCGGACAGGGGCTTCTGTTTGCAGGTAAAATCATTGCTCAGGCAGGCTTGCAGGAAGGAAGAGAAGTCTCTTGGCTTCCAAGTTATGGTCCTGAAATGCGTGGTGGCACCTGCAACTGTAGCGTTTGTGTTTCGGATACGCCTATTGGCAGCCCGCTCGTGACCGATCCGGATGTGGTTATTGCCATGAACCAACCCAGTGTGGCGAAATTCATGGGGACTATCAAACCAGGTGGGTTGCTGATTGTTGATAGCACTCTTGTTGAAGAGGTCGATGGGCGTGATGACATCACCATATATCGCCTGCCTGCGACACATCTGGCTGAAGAAAACGGTTTTCCAAAACTCGCTAACGTCATTCTTACGGGTAAAGCCTTCCGTGAGACGGGCTTTTGTAAGCGGGAAAGTATTGATGAAGCGCTGCGCGCCGTTATCCCAGCGCGCAAAAAAAATCTGCTCGAGCCCAATCAGAAGGCACTGGCCTTAGGGATAGAGCTGTAG